Genomic DNA from Spartinivicinus poritis:
CCGCTTTGCAGGATGCTTTTTGGTCATTGGTTATAGCAGTTATTTAATATGGATTTATCAAGCGAATCAACTCGCTTAGGAAATATCATGAATGAAAGCAAAAAGAGGGCTTGATGATGAAAATCAATAAAATACTCATACCGCTGGCTCCCAACCAAACCCTTAGTGATCAATTTGATCAAATATTCCAGCTGGCTGATGCTAATAAAGCTACTGTCACATTCTTTTCAATTGTAGAGGATCTGACGGCTGCTCGACTGGCAAAATATGTTCAGCAAGATCTTGCTCAAGATTTGATGAATGGGATTTTTAATAAGCAAGAGCAGCAATTATCAGCATATGCTACTCAGTTACAACGACTCTACCCTAATATTGAATTTACGACTGAGGTTGCGTCTGGCACAGCATTTATAGAAATAATTAACTTTTCCTTCACTCATGGCTATGACTTAATTGCTATCGATGCAAACCGAGGACATAAGCATCATGTAGCCCAATCAGGCAGTACAACTAGGCACCTCATGCGTAAATCGCCTGTTCCCGTGTGGACCACCTCCCGGAGTAAGCAGGCTCAAATTAAAGAAATTGTTGCAGCAGTTGATTTGGCTGCACCAACACCAGAGGGTATTGAGTTAAATACTATTATACTACAGAATGCTGCCTATCTTTCTCGTTCACTCAATGCCAGGTTGCATATTTTTCACGCCTGGCAACTACCAGGTGAAGCCTATTTTCGCAGCTGGGGGCGACTTAAGGAAACGGAAATTTGTTGTTATGCTGATGTTGAGCATAAAGAGCGGGAAATTACCCTGAAAAACCTGATTAGACATATTGATCTTGAAGATTTATCTTTGCAGTCGGCATTGATAGAGGGTGAGCCTGAAGATCAACTACCACAATACATTGATGACAATGCAATTGATTTATTATTGATGGGAACCCTTTGCCGAACTGGTATTGCAGGCTTTATCATTGGTAATCGGGCTGAGAGTATACTTGACTCGGTCACTTGTCCGGTGATAACACTCAAGCCGAGTACTTTTAAATCCCCAGTCATCAGAAACAAACATTAAATGATGTATATTTTCTACTATGTAACATAGAGATAACAGTGAAAAACGAAACCAATGAAAAGTTAATTGAGCCGCTCTATACCATTATTCATTGGTCAGTGCGGTTACTAGCTATTTTAATGGTGTTTGTTATCGTTATGGGTGTGGTTGATGTGGGGTGGACGTTATACCAAAAACTAATGTCCCCGCCATTATACATACTGACGATCTCAGATATGCTGGCTGCTTTTAGTGCATTTTTAGCTGTACTCATTGCCATTGAAATATTCATTAATATTACCGTTTACTTACGAGAAAATGTTATTCATGTCAAAATCGTCATGGCTACCGCCTTAATGGCCATTGCACGAAAAGTCATCATTTTAGACCATGAAGCACCTGACCCATATTATATTATGGCGTTAGGCGCTGTCGTCTTGGCAATGAGTATCGGATACTGGTTAATCCATAAATTACCAAGAAAAAGCCATTCTGAAGAATAGGTTGCGTTAGCACCTGCTCTATTGATCGCCTAATAGTAAATATCGTTTAGTCATTCCTCCTGTTAAATAGTACCAAAAGTTCCTAATCTGAAATCTATGAGTACAACCGATAATTTAGAAGCTGACTTTAAAATGTAAGGCAGTGAATGTTGCTACCTAACAGAGACACGAACTCTACATGTTAAAAGTTTTACTCTTTTCTATCTTATTACTCTTGGGGTTACTTGGATCTCAGTGGCTGCCTGGAGTAATCGGACCTACCTACGCTACCGTTGGCGATGTCATTCGAGTGCTGACGATGGTGGGGCTTTCCTTCATTATGATTCGTGTTGGCTATGAATTTGACATTGATAAGTCAAACCTCAAACAGTACGGTTGGGACTATGTTGTTGCGTTCACTGCAGCCAGCTTCCCCTGGATATTTGTCACATTTTACTTTGTTTTTGTTATGTTGCCTGCCGATACCTGGACAACATTGGCCGCATGGCAGGAGACGCTGTTAGCGGGGCGATTTGCTGCTCCTACGTCTGCAGGAGTGCTGTTCTCGATGTTGGTGGCAGCCGGTTTAGGTGCTACTTGGCTGTTCCGTAAAGCCCGAATTCTCGCTATTTTCGACGATTTGGATACAGTATTGCTAATGATC
This window encodes:
- a CDS encoding universal stress protein is translated as MMKINKILIPLAPNQTLSDQFDQIFQLADANKATVTFFSIVEDLTAARLAKYVQQDLAQDLMNGIFNKQEQQLSAYATQLQRLYPNIEFTTEVASGTAFIEIINFSFTHGYDLIAIDANRGHKHHVAQSGSTTRHLMRKSPVPVWTTSRSKQAQIKEIVAAVDLAAPTPEGIELNTIILQNAAYLSRSLNARLHIFHAWQLPGEAYFRSWGRLKETEICCYADVEHKEREITLKNLIRHIDLEDLSLQSALIEGEPEDQLPQYIDDNAIDLLLMGTLCRTGIAGFIIGNRAESILDSVTCPVITLKPSTFKSPVIRNKH
- a CDS encoding phosphate-starvation-inducible PsiE family protein; protein product: MKNETNEKLIEPLYTIIHWSVRLLAILMVFVIVMGVVDVGWTLYQKLMSPPLYILTISDMLAAFSAFLAVLIAIEIFINITVYLRENVIHVKIVMATALMAIARKVIILDHEAPDPYYIMALGAVVLAMSIGYWLIHKLPRKSHSEE